The genomic DNA GATTAAAATTGATCCTCCTAAAAACCGGTCTTGCCAACTAAATTGAGATTATAGTATCAGTAATTCTCTGGGGTGATGAACTtgactaacttttttttttttttaatcttctttCATGCCATCAGTTCCATAAACAAAACACGCATTCTCTTCAAGTACACAAGTACGGTTCACCATAAATGCCATCTTTTCGTTTTTCTATaatatttggaagaaaactaatAAGTGGGCTTCATAAAACGGGGGGAAAGCCCTCCCCATGTTTTCCTACAGCAAAATAATagcccaaaaaaaaaacacgatttataaaggggatatcaATCCTACTAGGTGCTGATACCATTTCGTCGATCCAATGGTCAGAATCGGTGTgatttttttgtcctatatgaaacggTATCAACACTTGGTAGAATTGGTATCCCTTTTTTATATGAACAAAAAAATACCAATTTCAGACAAGACGTTCCTAAAATACCAAGGCGGACTATATATTAAGACTTCAAAATACTTCAAGATTTTAGTTCAGAATGATCGGAGTAACTTTTTTTTCCCTCTCCACCATTTTGTATCTAAAACAGTGTAGCGCCTTCCTTGCTCTCTTCATATTTCTGCACTTGAGACTCTTTTCCTAAATAAATTAGCATCTGTGTGGCAGGAAGCAAGCACAAGTCAGGAAGCCAGAAAAAGAAAAGGTGTGACGAACACTCGTATAGAAAATCTGAAGCAAATACTTACTCTCAGAGCGTGCAAATCGAGCACAGAACACCTATTCTTTCAGTTCACCATCAGAAAAATCACTAGCATGCCATGTCAATGAATTCCGACTCGTAACATGAAATAGAGTCGGAATTGTGGGAAGAACtagaaatcaaaaatcaaactcAATCAGATCTCATGCACAGATCAAATCCAAGCttcaaaaaggaaaaacacaaatcaaattcaaaaaccaaagacGAACCTAGATGATTAGCAAGAACCTTCAGTGTCTTAGATTGTCGCATAACCAGACGAATTTTTTTAGTTTGTTTATGTTTAAGGAGCTTAAGAATACCAACTCCTCTTTCTTTCCACTGATTTCCATCTTTATCAAACCGGTACAGTTTCGCTTTTCTACACAGAATCAATCAACAAATCATCAACTGGCTCAAATTAAATCGGAAAAAGGTATTAAGTAAAGAGTTTGATGGGATTTAGATTAAAGTATACATACAGACGGAGAAGAGCATCTTCGTCTTCCTCTTCAAGTTTAGGTTCGATGTGTCTAAAACCCTCAGCCAACTCTGTTTTTGCGTAGAAATCCAAAAGATCAAAATCCGGTTCATCCTTCTCAGAATCTGTTATTTCCGGGAAATCAGAAATCGATACCATCAGAGAGAAAAGGAGATAGTGTGGTGGTTATGGCGGGTTCTCGATTttgaaagtatttttttttgctgGTGTTGGGTTTATTTATATGTAGAAAGGAACTAGTTATCAACACAGCTTTGATTTAAAgcttgactgccttaattattagaaatcaagaaaagaaaaatattatgaCTTAGAGAATTGAACGTTCAGATCGGGCGGGAAAAATGAGAGGAAGAAAATCAGACGGGCCTTTTCAAATTCTGGAAAATCTCCATTAGAGAATAGTTAGGAGTTCTTAAGATGTTTAGTGCTGGAGGGGTCTCAAATTTAACATGAAACCGTTAGGATTTTAAAGTCAGTGGTAGGCTTTATCAAGATGCATTTTCTAATAAGGTGTTGCGTAGAGTTAGTGGATGCCATTGGTTGCAATGTGGCATTCAGATGAACATAAAGTCCGTTTTTAAACATCTGTTTCCCGTTATTTGAAATTTGACATGTCCCAATCCTAGCTGTTAAGAATACAGCAAATGGAGCTAAACAGACGGTTCCACTCACTAGTGGAACATGCCAGAGAGGTACGGTAAAGCTTAGAACAACCAATAATATTAGATGGGGGGACGGTCACAAATCACAATGtgttcaatttaggttcaacaaccaactTTGGCTATTGAACTGGTTAATTTGGCAGAATACAGTATGATGGTCTTGTCGACAACCATTACTGTTTTCTTGGTCCATTTGCTCAGTATGAGAAATATCATTATCGGTGCCTATGGATCATACCAACTCAAAAACCCTACATCTTCTTCagcttattttattttaaattatttttctgTCTCTAATGCCTCCAGATAACAAAACGAAATAAGGCAACGTAGACTAAAATTTCTCAACTCTCAAACACAAGTACTAATAGTACAGCCACAATACCTTTTTCTTATTTCTTACTGTAAGATAGATGCAAAAGAAAACTAACTGGGCTTCACAAAATGTTTTCTTACAGCAAAATACTagccaaaagaagaaaaaaaactaatcaGAATAATCTATTTCCCTGTCATGCCATGTCCATGAATTCTAAAACCCTCAGCCAACTCTCTTCAAGTCTAGGTTCGATATGTCTAAAACCCTCAGCCAACTCTCATTTTACCCGGAATTCAGAACAACCAATATCTGGTTTGTCATTCTTAAAATCTATGTTTCGCACAGGATAAGGATATTTTGTTGTTACCGGGCATTTAAAATAATCGCTTGCCATCAATGCCATCCTGAGAGATTGTGGTGGTTATGGCGGGTTCTCGATTTTGAAGATATAATCGGTTTCCTGGTGTAGGGTTTATATATACTACTAGTTACCAAACACAGCTTTGATTTAAAGCTGACTGCTGTAATTAACATAGCTTGAAAGCAAAGCTGACTGCCTAAATTATTAGaaatcaagaaaaataaataaatctaacgTTCAAAATCGGGCGGGATTGATGCAGCTAATTGTCGGTTACAAATAGCCGACAAGTTTAATCGATGTCAAGCGCTGCTTTTGCAGCCCAGGCCCATAATAATAATATTACTTCTTCTTCTCTCCAGCTTGTTCTCGCGGTTCTTTATTGATTCTTGAGCGGGGGATTGGCTTGATACAAACGAGAGACATGAAGAATAAGAACCCAAGGTACGTAGATGATTGTTACCGTCTTTCAAATTTTGTtaacaatcaaaaccaatttgcCCTAATTTAACTTTAGATTTGTTTAAATGACTTTGATACCTAAAATCTGttgattttgatttcatttttacaacaattacatggaaaatTATGAATCTAGGGTTGGTTTATAGTGTTCAAATAACTTGAATCATCGATTGCAATTTAGGAAGACAATTTTTTGAGCTCAAGTTTAGTCAAAACTGTGTTGCTCCCTGCCATCTGGTTTATGGATGTTAAttctgataatgatgatgatcctGAGGGTGAAtagtgtttctttttctttaagtCTCGTAAGAATTTGACGATTGAGTGTGACGATTGCTTGGTTGGTTTTCATCTTAAATGTCTTAGACCTCCACTGAAGGAGATTCCAGATGGGGATTGGATTATGTGAGGCTAGGAAAGCGGGGAAGATCGTTGAGCTTCCTCAACCACCAAAAGGGAAAAA from Papaver somniferum cultivar HN1 unplaced genomic scaffold, ASM357369v1 unplaced-scaffold_24, whole genome shotgun sequence includes the following:
- the LOC113340858 gene encoding ran-binding protein 1 homolog c-like; amino-acid sequence: MVSISDFPEITDSEKDEPDFDLLDFYAKTELAEGFRHIEPKLEEEDEDALLRLKAKLYRFDKDGNQWKERGVGILKLLKHKQTKKIRLVMRQSKTLKVLANHLVLPTIPTLFHVTSRNSLTWHASDFSDGELKE